From Flavobacteriales bacterium:
ACACTTGGCGGTCCCGTCCTTTTCAAAGGTGGTATAGGCACACTCCTTTCCCTTCACCAGTGGGGTGACATAGTCTCCATCACTGTCAATGATGAACGCTCCCTGTTCTCTGATGGCTTTTTTCCCTTCAGCATTCAGATAGGGTTGTAGCTCGTCCTGTATGTCCTCCAGGAGATGTACTTCCCGTTCTTCCAAGGGGGCTCCAGACTCACCCTCTACGCAGCAAGCGCCCTTGCACTTGCCCAGGTCGCAGGCAAAGCACTCGTCAAAGAGCTCTTCACTGAGTAGGACATTCTGAATCTGGATCATAGGGCAATGATAGTAGATAGTTGAGTGTTGTTG
This genomic window contains:
- a CDS encoding DUF3109 family protein; its protein translation is MIQIQNVLLSEELFDECFACDLGKCKGACCVEGESGAPLEEREVHLLEDIQDELQPYLNAEGKKAIREQGAFIIDSDGDYVTPLVKGKECAYTTFEKDGTAKCGIEQAWRDGAVEFMKPASCHLYPIRITKLHDMEALNYHRWPICDPARSCGNDLKLPVFRFLKGALVRRYGAAWYKEVEEAYKVWKEMRTSS